The Methanobacterium formicicum genome segment CTGGGAAAATTCAGGGGATCTGGCAAGTCTCAATCTCATGAACAGGTGTTATCTGAAAAATCGGACATACTACCTAAATCCACGTATAATAATCAGGAATCTTCGGAGAAAATTGTATATGAGAAAATAGATGATTTGAAGGATTTAAAGAAAGTTAAATCTGATAAAACTTCTCCTAAAATTGCTGATACTGATAAGAAATTCCTTGAAACTATTGATAGTAATATTGATAGGGATATGAAATCTGGAAAAATTAATGAAACCAATAAAGAAACCAGTAAAAAAATTCCAGATGACCACTTCATTCCAGAAGACAGCTATGGGATTCAAGACGATCTTCTTACCAATGAATCCTTATCCACTAGTGAATCCATATCCCCGATAAAATCATCAACTAATCATGATAGCTTAGAGGTAAATGGGCCCCTAGAAGTAGAAACACCTTTGAGGGTGGAGAATCCTGTTGAAGAGGAAAAACTTGTGGAGGTTGAGGAGCCCTCCGAGTTGGAGGAGTCCTTAAAGTTGGAGAAACCTTTGAAGGTAGAGAATCCATTTGAGGTGGAAGAACTTGTGGAGGTTGAAGAGCCCTCCGAGTTGGAGAAGCCTTTAGTGGTGAATGAGTCTTCAGATGTTGAGGAGTCTTTAGTGGCGAATGAATCTTTAGAGGTTAATAAGCCTTTAGAGTTAGAGGAATCTTCAGAAATAGAGGAACCTTCTGAAATGGATAAATCTCCGAAAAACACGGTTTCCCCCGAGGATACAAAATTGGAAAGTGGGGTTACCTCTCCAGAAATTACCAAAACAATAATAAATAACAAACCTGCTTCAATAGAAGTAAATATAACTGGTTCGGATGTTAAATTGAATCCCACGCCTGCAGGGGGATCAGTCAAAGGGGACGTCATCATCAACCCTGATTCTCAGGAATTTTTAGGTCTAAAACGGACAGATTTACAATTGTTAGGATTTATAGCCCTTTTTGCCCTGTCTTTAGTGGTTGGTATTTTACTCACCATGAGCTAGACTTTTAATCCTAAGTTTTAATCTTATGCTTTAATCCTAAATTTAAATTACCTACTATTTGGATTAATAAAACGAGTTTGGTTTAATCCTTATATAAGCCTTAAACTTCATTTTAACTTAAAAGAGTTTCTTATTTTTATACAATACTCTATAATAATTCTATTTCTACAATACTCTATAATAATCTAATATCCATACTGGATTTTCATATGATTTCCTGTTTTTTGGGAAAAATAACCTCGATCCCATCATCGGCAAGTTCGAGGAATTTCTCCTTGTGGGTAGTGTGTACCGGATATAACTTATCAGGATGTATCTCCCTAATCATTTCCAGTATCTCCGGGCCGTTGGCGTGCCCAGATGCATGGAAGCATTTATTTAAGAGGGGCAAGTTGAATAACTTCAACCAATTACGCACCTTCCTTTCATTTATTTCCATCTGATCATCAAAGGGTTCTGTACTGGACTTGATGTAGATACCATTCTCGGGTTTTATATCAATAAGTTCCTTTAACTCAAAAAAATCACAGCGAAATATGTAATCCCGTGGATTTTCCTGTAGATCATGATAGGTGAGAACGTTGTCATTTTCCAGTAGTTTTCTTTCCCACTTTTTATAATCCCGGAGAGAATGTGCAGATTCAATGTCCTCATCAATGGTGGAGGCACACAGCCATTCATCATCCACACAGGCAAAACTATTATCCCCCACCAGACCCCATCCTTTACGGGGTTTGTAGATCATAACCTCCCCTATACCCGGATACTCCTGGTGGTGTTCCTGGAATAGGTTCAGAATATAGGCCTGTTTAAGGCTCACCACCAGTTTTCGGTCAGTGTCCTCGGCCACTTTGTAGAAGGTTAAAAGCCGGTCCAGATCCCGCACAGGATAATTAACAACTACCAGGCCTTGGCACCGATTAACGGATTCCACTGCCCGTTTTTCAATGTCAAACTCATTTACACTGGTTTGGCTGTCAATTCGAGTCCCTTCACTGATCATAATAGTGGGATTGGATTTTTTAGCTTCTTTAACGAATTTATTGGTGAGTTCCGGGTGCCTTCCATGGAAACGGAGGTCTCCAGTGTATACAATGGTGTCCTCCTCATTTTCACCAATATATGCCGTTGCGCCGGGTAGTGAATGGTCAACCGGGGCAGATTTAATCTTGAAATTCCCGATTTCAAATTTTTGGTAGGGTTTCACTACGTGGATGTCCCGGTCAACTACGTTGGCCCGGGAGCGCATGTAACCGTCTCCACGCTTTTTGGGCTCCAGGTAAAAGGATTTTTTTAAATGGAGATATTCTGAGAAGGATGCAGCACCAGTTTCTTCCAGTGCCTTTAAAATCAGGTGTGATTCATTGGTGAGGTAGATGGGAATATCTTCCCGGAGATGATGTACATAGGCCACGTGGTCCACGTGGGAATGGCTAATCAGCACTCCATCAACCGATGGTTCAGATGGGTAGGGCAGACCTACATGCCGCAGGTAGTCTTCACGATAAATTCCTTCAATGTAGGGTAACAGGCCCAGCTCGATAAAGTCACAGATTCCATTGGCCTTGCGGGGTTGCAGGAACTCCGACAAATAATCATTGGCTTGGGAAAATCCCATTCCAAAATCAAAGAAGAATGAGGTCTTATCATCATTAACCCTGATTTTATTCCCCCCAATTTCATCCACGCCTCCGAAAAAATCAATACTGGTCAAAGGATACACCTACATTAGCTATCAGTCACATTTCCAAATTAAATTCGGTTACCATTAAGATATGACTTTGGATAAATTTAGTTCTGTTTTAACGTTTATATAGATAAATTTCCCGTTAAAGAGGTAGTAAGAGGGCTAGCTGGCAATTCATGGGAAATTAGGAGGGATTATATTATTATTCCATTTTTTCTGTTTATTCATTTGGGATGGGGGGTTAATAGAATTATCCCTAAATCCGGTGGTAAACTTAGGTTACCACCACACTTAGGCTATCAAACTTACACTCCATAAGACTTCTTGTGGTAAGAAAATCATGGAAAATAATTTCAACCTTAAAATTCATAGTATGCATGGAGGTGTTATAAGATGTGTGAAGATGAAGATTGTGGCTGCCATAAAAAACATCACCAGGGACATCACGGACAGTATCACCACCATCATGGGCACCGTGGATACGCCACCATAGCTAAAAGGACGGGAGAGACTGTGAACATCCCAGAAATACTATTTGAGGTAGCAAACATAAAAGAAGGGGATTTTTTTAAGATTTACGTTCGTAAACTTAAAAAACATGAACATTAACCATACATCAAAAAAATATTCCCCCTTTTTTCATTCACTATTCTGAAACTATTTTTTTCCTGTAAATTAAAATTCCTGTAATTATTTCAAATTAGAAGTAATTTACGCTGTTTTTCTACCTTTTTCACGTTATTTAAAGAAAAATCATTTTGGGATTATAAAGTAACCCTAATTTTAAACCACAATTCTCACCCAGTGAATATGATAGTAATGTTTTAATTATGGGGGGATATTAACTACCTATGAATAAGTAAAATCAGCGGCGTTTAGTATGCTCATCCCCTAATGAAATTGATTACTTTAACCCTAAAACTACGGCTAATAATAAGTATTAACTTTAATAATAGTATTTCTAAGGATAAGGAAGGGAATGGAGACTTATCATGTTTAAAGAGGAAAAAGATTTCATTGAAAACTTGAACAGTGTTAGAAGAATCAGTACCTCATTTGTTATAGCCAGTGCCACAGTCAAAAAGGCGCGCAACGGTAAAGACTACCTTGAATTTAGTTTAACTGATAAAAGTGGTCAGATAACGGCGCGAATGTTTCCCAACCGCAATGCCCATGAGATCTACGATACAATTAATGAGAAATGCATTTACCAGATAAATGGAGTGGTAGATGAGTTTCCCCGTAACTCCCAGAATTTCAGCATAAAAATTGATGATCTGCAGGCCCTGGAAGAAGATAATTACCAGCTGGATGATTTCATCCGAACATCCAGTAAAGACCGGGAAGAACTTCTAGATGAGATTAAAAACACGGTGGAAGAAATGGAAAACATCTATCTTAAGAATCTACTTAATTCCTTTTTCACTGACCCCGAATTTACCCAGGAATTTTGCACCGCACCTTCGGCAAAAGTTTACCACCACAACTATGTAGGGGGTTTACTGGAGCACAGTGTAGAAGTACTGCAAATATGCAGAACTATGTGCCATATATTCCCTCAGCTGGACCAGGATCTCTTATATACCGGGGCAATACTCCATGACGTGGGTAAATTAAAGGCCTATGACTATGATCTCATCAGTATTGACATCTCCAACGAGGGAAAACTATTGGATCATCTATTCATCTCTGCAGAAATGGTTAAAGAGAAGATTAACATCTTAGATATGGATATGCCAGAAGAACTACAAACCCAAGTGTTACATCTAATACTGAGCCATCATGGCGCTGTTCGAAATGGATGGGGCTCACCAGTTGATCCCAAAACTCCCGAAGCAATTGCCTTGCATCATGCCGATGATTTAGATGCAAAGGTTAAGGGATCAATCCAAAAATAATCCGAAATAGGGAAGATTAGAGGATAATCATTAAAAATTCCTTTATCTTCTCCAATTGCAAATCTAAATTGACTATATATAATCAATAGGATGACTAATCAATAGGATGACCAGGACTTTAATGTGGAGACTTAAAAAGAATAAAAGGACTAGTGGCCACGATTTTTTAGTTTATATGAGAAAGGGGGTTTATGATGGTAATGGATGACATTGACCGGGAACTGGAAAACTATCAGAAAGCAATGGACAATGAAAAAAGAAAAACAGCACGGAT includes the following:
- a CDS encoding MBL fold metallo-hydrolase, with the translated sequence MTSIDFFGGVDEIGGNKIRVNDDKTSFFFDFGMGFSQANDYLSEFLQPRKANGICDFIELGLLPYIEGIYREDYLRHVGLPYPSEPSVDGVLISHSHVDHVAYVHHLREDIPIYLTNESHLILKALEETGAASFSEYLHLKKSFYLEPKKRGDGYMRSRANVVDRDIHVVKPYQKFEIGNFKIKSAPVDHSLPGATAYIGENEEDTIVYTGDLRFHGRHPELTNKFVKEAKKSNPTIMISEGTRIDSQTSVNEFDIEKRAVESVNRCQGLVVVNYPVRDLDRLLTFYKVAEDTDRKLVVSLKQAYILNLFQEHHQEYPGIGEVMIYKPRKGWGLVGDNSFACVDDEWLCASTIDEDIESAHSLRDYKKWERKLLENDNVLTYHDLQENPRDYIFRCDFFELKELIDIKPENGIYIKSSTEPFDDQMEINERKVRNWLKLFNLPLLNKCFHASGHANGPEILEMIREIHPDKLYPVHTTHKEKFLELADDGIEVIFPKKQEII
- a CDS encoding 3'-5' exoribonuclease YhaM family protein, coding for MFKEEKDFIENLNSVRRISTSFVIASATVKKARNGKDYLEFSLTDKSGQITARMFPNRNAHEIYDTINEKCIYQINGVVDEFPRNSQNFSIKIDDLQALEEDNYQLDDFIRTSSKDREELLDEIKNTVEEMENIYLKNLLNSFFTDPEFTQEFCTAPSAKVYHHNYVGGLLEHSVEVLQICRTMCHIFPQLDQDLLYTGAILHDVGKLKAYDYDLISIDISNEGKLLDHLFISAEMVKEKINILDMDMPEELQTQVLHLILSHHGAVRNGWGSPVDPKTPEAIALHHADDLDAKVKGSIQK